From one Campylobacter concisus genomic stretch:
- a CDS encoding GNAT family N-acetyltransferase, with protein sequence MIQNAQKQDAKSCIKLLNLAMEDIAYKLSGYDDPIKSDEILEIFFKSDTNRLSYKNVFVYKHNEEIIAAMCAYFGGDVEQLDREISQHLMALGKDTQVEKECFDDEFYIDSIAVDENFRGQGLAKELIRHSFVVAKELGHKKVSLIVDTNKPKVRKFYESLGFKFNVKKIVNLHEYDHMIKEII encoded by the coding sequence ATGATACAAAATGCTCAAAAACAAGATGCAAAAAGCTGCATAAAGCTACTAAATCTAGCAATGGAGGATATCGCCTACAAGCTAAGTGGCTACGACGATCCTATTAAAAGTGATGAAATTTTAGAAATTTTTTTCAAAAGTGATACAAATAGACTAAGCTATAAAAATGTCTTTGTTTATAAACATAACGAGGAAATTATAGCTGCTATGTGTGCTTACTTTGGTGGCGACGTGGAGCAGCTTGATAGAGAAATTTCGCAGCATTTAATGGCTCTTGGCAAAGATACTCAAGTAGAAAAAGAGTGTTTTGACGATGAGTTTTATATAGATAGTATCGCTGTTGATGAAAATTTTAGAGGCCAAGGGCTTGCAAAAGAGCTCATAAGGCATTCATTTGTCGTAGCAAAAGAATTAGGGCATAAAAAGGTTTCATTAATAGTAGATACAAATAAGCCAAAAGTTCGTAAATTTTACGAGAGCCTTGGCTTTAAATTTAATGTCAAGAAAATTGTAAATTTACACGAATACGACCACATGATAAAGGAGATAATATGA
- a CDS encoding YebC/PmpR family DNA-binding transcriptional regulator: MGRAFEYRRAAKEARWDKMSKVFPKLSKAITVAAKDGGCDPDMNPKLRAAIAAAKAENMPKDNIDAAIKRANGKDSADIKTIFYDGKAAHGVQIIVECATDNPTRTVANVKAIFSKNGGEILPSGSLSFMFTRKSVFELEKPSADIEEIELELIDYGLSDIEADDETLFVYGDYANFGTLHEGIEKLNLVVKKASLQYLPNQTVNLSEEQMLEVERLLDKLEDDDDVQAVYTNIE, translated from the coding sequence ATGGGACGAGCATTTGAGTACCGAAGAGCGGCAAAAGAAGCTAGATGGGATAAGATGAGCAAAGTATTTCCAAAACTTTCAAAAGCTATAACAGTAGCTGCAAAAGATGGTGGTTGTGATCCAGATATGAACCCAAAACTTCGTGCGGCAATCGCAGCAGCAAAAGCTGAAAATATGCCAAAAGATAACATCGACGCTGCCATAAAAAGAGCAAATGGCAAAGACAGTGCCGATATTAAGACTATTTTTTATGATGGTAAAGCAGCTCACGGCGTGCAGATCATCGTTGAGTGTGCGACCGACAATCCAACAAGAACGGTTGCCAATGTTAAAGCGATATTTAGCAAAAATGGTGGAGAAATTTTACCAAGTGGCAGCCTTAGCTTTATGTTTACAAGAAAGAGCGTTTTTGAGCTTGAAAAACCAAGCGCAGACATTGAAGAGATCGAACTTGAGCTGATAGATTATGGCCTAAGCGATATCGAGGCTGACGATGAGACGCTATTTGTATACGGTGATTATGCAAATTTTGGCACACTTCATGAAGGTATCGAAAAGCTAAATTTAGTAGTTAAAAAAGCTTCACTTCAATACTTACCAAATCAAACTGTGAATCTAAGCGAAGAGCAAATGCTTGAGGTTGAGAGGCTTCTTGATAAGCTAGAAGACGATGATGACGTTCAAGCAGTTTATACAAATATCGAATAA
- a CDS encoding peptidylprolyl isomerase, whose product MRFDELKVYDINLDELKKDKFAVLETDKGEIRLELFAEEAPQAVANFVHLIKSGFYNGLNFHRVIPNFVIQGGCPNGTGTGGPGWRIKCECDKQKVKHERGSLSMAHAGRDTGGSQFFICHSKQPHLDGVHTVFGKCVDDESLKVLDAIRQGDKIISAKIRESL is encoded by the coding sequence ATGCGTTTTGATGAATTAAAAGTTTATGATATAAATTTAGACGAGCTTAAAAAAGATAAATTTGCAGTTTTAGAGACAGACAAAGGCGAGATCAGACTTGAACTTTTTGCCGAAGAAGCTCCACAAGCTGTTGCAAATTTTGTACATTTGATAAAATCGGGCTTTTATAATGGTCTAAATTTTCACAGAGTTATACCAAATTTTGTCATCCAAGGTGGCTGCCCAAATGGAACAGGTACAGGCGGTCCTGGCTGGAGAATAAAATGCGAATGCGATAAACAAAAGGTAAAACACGAGCGCGGTAGCCTTAGCATGGCTCACGCAGGACGTGATACTGGCGGATCGCAGTTTTTCATCTGTCATAGCAAGCAACCTCATCTTGATGGCGTGCATACAGTCTTTGGAAAATGCGTTGATGATGAGAGCCTAAAGGTGCTTGACGCTATAAGACAAGGCGATAAGATCATCTCTGCCAAGATCAGAGAAAGCCTATAA
- a CDS encoding cation:dicarboxylate symporter family transporter: MNNTKKQGSLAVRLFTNLAFWVVIGIVGGVIVGMVVPELGIASKPGIDYFIKALKILIGPIIFLTIVSGIVGLESLKDLGSIGLKAFIYFEIVSTLALAVGIIFGETLRPGHGMNLDYTQLDASSVAKFTSQAANMDANSGFVAHTLHLLRGAVPVDDIFPYVHILDPFIKSNTLQVLFMAIIVAIVLSLLAHDKKQACLKPLEFIQHYVLKLLSWLMLFSPVAAFSAMAYLIGKFGIGTLLGMMELLVVMALASCFFIFVVLGVICYFAKINVFKFMRFISKEVLVVFATSSSETALAPLMQKLESAGINRGAVGLIIPTGYSFNLDCTNIYLSLSVIFLAQAFNIPLSFEHLISILIVLMITSKGAVGVTGSGFVVLAGTLSALPSTGIPVVTVAVLLGVDKFMSEMRAVGNLCGNAVGCMIVSIWDKKVDMDKFRYTLDHPEEFHFHS, from the coding sequence ATGAATAATACTAAAAAGCAAGGAAGCCTTGCTGTGAGGTTATTTACCAATCTTGCCTTTTGGGTTGTGATCGGTATTGTTGGTGGTGTTATCGTTGGCATGGTCGTACCTGAGCTTGGTATAGCAAGCAAGCCAGGCATTGATTATTTTATAAAAGCACTTAAAATTTTAATTGGTCCTATTATCTTTTTAACGATCGTTTCAGGTATCGTTGGACTTGAGAGTTTAAAAGATCTTGGGTCTATTGGATTAAAGGCATTTATCTATTTTGAGATAGTTAGCACACTTGCGCTTGCTGTTGGTATCATCTTTGGCGAGACACTTCGTCCAGGACATGGCATGAATCTTGACTACACTCAGCTTGATGCCTCAAGCGTAGCTAAATTTACATCTCAGGCTGCAAATATGGACGCAAATAGTGGGTTTGTAGCACATACACTTCATCTTTTAAGAGGTGCTGTGCCAGTAGATGACATTTTTCCTTACGTGCATATACTTGATCCATTTATAAAATCAAACACACTTCAAGTACTTTTCATGGCTATTATCGTTGCCATCGTGCTTTCGCTGCTAGCTCATGATAAAAAACAAGCTTGCCTAAAGCCACTTGAATTTATTCAGCACTATGTCTTGAAACTTCTTAGTTGGCTTATGCTCTTTAGCCCGGTGGCTGCATTTTCAGCTATGGCTTATCTGATCGGTAAATTTGGCATCGGAACGCTTCTTGGCATGATGGAGCTTTTGGTTGTTATGGCACTTGCAAGCTGCTTTTTTATCTTTGTCGTGCTTGGTGTTATTTGCTATTTTGCAAAAATCAATGTCTTTAAATTTATGCGCTTTATCTCAAAAGAGGTATTGGTAGTCTTTGCGACAAGCTCGAGCGAAACAGCTCTTGCGCCACTTATGCAAAAGCTAGAATCAGCTGGTATAAATAGAGGCGCTGTTGGCCTTATCATCCCAACTGGCTACTCATTTAACCTTGACTGCACAAACATCTATCTAAGCCTAAGCGTTATTTTCTTAGCTCAAGCATTTAATATACCGCTAAGTTTTGAGCATCTAATAAGCATTTTAATCGTGCTAATGATCACAAGTAAAGGCGCTGTTGGCGTGACAGGATCGGGCTTTGTCGTCCTTGCTGGCACATTAAGCGCACTTCCGAGCACTGGCATACCAGTAGTCACCGTAGCTGTGCTACTTGGCGTCGATAAATTTATGTCAGAGATGCGTGCAGTTGGTAATCTCTGCGGTAACGCTGTTGGTTGCATGATAGTTTCTATCTGGGATAAAAAAGTCGATATGGATAAATTTAGATACACACTAGATCATCCGGAGGAATTTCACTTTCACTCATAA
- the pckA gene encoding phosphoenolpyruvate carboxykinase (ATP) has protein sequence MNKLDELGLKEIKKINHNLSYDELFELEKANNEGRVSSNGTFMVDTGIFTGRSPKDKYFVKQDPSQKYIAWGKINQPITKELFDKLLKKAKEQLSGKEIFIQDAFCGASKKSQKSVRFVTEVAWQAHFVKNMFIRPSKEELTKFEPDFVVYNACKTKNEDYKADGLHSDVFVIFNVEENVAVIGGTWYGGEMKKGIFSMMNYWLPLEGKLSMHCSANVGEKGDTALFFGLSGTGKTTLSTDPKRKLIGDDEHGWDDDGVFNFEGGCYAKCINLDPSSEPEIYAAIRRDALLENVVANENGVVDYKDGSKTENTRVSYPIYHIDNYEPSSSAGHPKNIIFLSADAFGVLPPVAKLTKEQAMYYFLSGYTAKVAGTERGITEPVATFSACFGEPFMPLHPTVYAKLLGEKIDKHGVNVYLVNTGWSGGAYGVGKRMSIKATRACINAILDGSITKCEFENFDKFNFAIPKELDGVETKLLNPINTWTHPAEYNASRDKLAKMFVENFKRYEDVKEGVEYAKAGPKA, from the coding sequence ATAAATAAACTAGACGAGCTAGGTCTAAAAGAGATCAAAAAGATAAATCACAATCTAAGCTACGACGAGCTTTTTGAGCTTGAAAAGGCAAACAACGAGGGCAGAGTCTCAAGCAACGGCACATTTATGGTTGATACAGGAATTTTTACAGGTAGAAGCCCAAAAGACAAGTACTTTGTAAAACAAGATCCAAGTCAAAAGTATATCGCTTGGGGCAAGATCAACCAGCCTATCACAAAGGAGCTATTTGACAAGCTTCTTAAAAAAGCAAAAGAGCAGCTTAGTGGCAAGGAAATTTTTATCCAAGACGCATTTTGTGGAGCTAGTAAAAAGAGTCAAAAATCAGTCCGTTTTGTTACTGAAGTAGCGTGGCAAGCACACTTTGTAAAAAATATGTTCATCCGTCCAAGCAAGGAAGAGCTAACTAAATTTGAGCCTGATTTTGTAGTATATAACGCTTGTAAAACAAAAAATGAAGACTATAAGGCTGATGGGCTACACTCAGATGTCTTTGTTATCTTTAACGTGGAAGAAAATGTTGCAGTGATCGGCGGCACATGGTATGGCGGTGAGATGAAAAAAGGCATTTTTTCTATGATGAACTACTGGTTGCCACTTGAGGGCAAACTAAGCATGCACTGCTCTGCAAACGTAGGCGAGAAGGGCGATACAGCGCTATTTTTTGGCCTATCAGGTACTGGCAAAACCACACTTTCAACTGATCCAAAACGCAAACTAATAGGCGATGACGAGCATGGTTGGGACGATGATGGCGTGTTTAACTTTGAGGGTGGCTGCTATGCAAAATGTATCAACCTTGATCCAAGTAGTGAGCCAGAAATTTATGCAGCGATCAGGCGTGATGCGCTACTTGAAAATGTTGTGGCTAATGAAAATGGAGTAGTTGATTACAAAGATGGCTCAAAGACTGAAAACACACGAGTTAGCTATCCGATCTATCACATCGACAACTACGAACCAAGCTCAAGTGCCGGCCATCCAAAAAATATCATCTTTTTAAGTGCTGACGCTTTTGGCGTGCTTCCTCCAGTTGCAAAGCTTACAAAAGAGCAGGCGATGTATTATTTCCTAAGTGGCTATACAGCAAAAGTTGCTGGCACAGAGCGCGGTATAACAGAGCCAGTCGCTACTTTTAGTGCTTGCTTTGGCGAGCCATTTATGCCACTTCACCCAACTGTCTATGCAAAACTACTAGGTGAGAAGATCGATAAACACGGCGTTAATGTCTATCTTGTAAATACAGGCTGGAGTGGCGGTGCTTACGGCGTTGGCAAGCGTATGAGCATAAAAGCAACTCGTGCTTGCATAAATGCGATCCTTGATGGCAGCATCACAAAATGTGAGTTTGAAAATTTTGATAAATTTAACTTTGCTATCCCAAAAGAGCTTGATGGCGTCGAGACAAAACTGCTAAATCCTATAAACACATGGACACATCCGGCCGAGTATAACGCTTCACGTGATAAGCTCGCTAAGATGTTTGTTGAAAATTTCAAACGTTACGAAGATGTAAAAGAGGGCGTTGAGTACGCTAAAGCTGGACCAAAAGCTTAA